ATTTCCTTTGCGCAAGGGCGATGAGTGAACGAAGCACCGCTTCGCAGCACGAGGAGGTGAGCGCACGGATGCGCGATGGGCGTCGCTACATGGATGTACTTCCACACCGCATTTTCCATCGCCATATTTCAGGCATTAAAAAAGGCCACCGAAGTGACCTTTTTTATAATGCTTATTGCATTAACTAAAGTCGATATTACTCAACGATAGTTGCAACAACACCAGCACCAACTGTACGGCCACCTTCACGGATCGCGAAACGTAGACCTTCGTCCATCGCGATTGGGCAGATCAGCTCAACAGTCATCTTGATGTTGTCACCAGGCATTACCATTTCAACGCCTTCTGGCAGCTCAACGTTACCAGTTACGTCAGTTGTACGGAAGTAGAACTGTGGACGGTAGCCTTTGAAGAATGGAGTGTGACGACCACCTTCATCTTTAGACAGTACGTATACTTCTGAAGTGAACTTAGTGTGCGGAGTGATTGAACCAGGCTTAGCAAGAACCTGACCACGCTCAACTTCGTCACGCTTAGTACCACGTAGAAGGGCACCGATGTTCTCACCTGCACGACCTTCGTCAAGCAGCTTACGGAACATTTCAACACCTGTACAAGTTGTCTTCGTAGTTTCTTTGATACCTACGATTTCAACTTCGTCGTTCACGTTGATGATACCAGCTTCAACACGGCCAGTTACAACTGTACCACGACCCTGGATTGAGAATACGTCTTCGATAGGCATGATGAACGGCTTATCGATGTCACGCTCTGGCTCTGGGATGTAAGAATCTAGTGCTTCTGCAAGCTCAACGATCTTGTCTTCCCACTCTTTCTCGCCTTCAAGCGCTTTAAGAGCAGAACCCTGGATTAGAGGCAGGTCATCACCTGGGAAGTCGTACTCAGAAAGAAGTTCACGAACTTCCATCTCTACTAGCTCTAGTAGCTCTTCGTCGTCAACCATGTCACATTTGTTCATGAATACGATGATGTAAGGTACACCAACCTGACGAGAAAGTAGGATGTGCTCACGTGTTTGAGGCATAGGACCGTCAGTTGCAGCAACTACCAGGATCGCGCCGTCCATCTGAGCAGCACCAGTGATCATGTTTTTAACGTAGTCAGCGTGTCCAGGACAGTCAACGTGCGCGTAGTGGCGAGTTGGTGTGTCATACTCAACGTGTGAAGTTGAGATTGTGATACCACGCTCACGCTCTTCTGGAGCGTTATCGATTGATGCGAAGTCTTTCGCTTCACCACCGTATACTTTTGCAAGTACGTTAGTGATTGCTGCAGTTAGGGTAGTTTTACCGTGGTCAACGTGGCCGATAGTACCAACGTTAACGTGCGGTTTCGAACGTTCAAACTTTTCTTTTGCCATGACGGAACCTATAAGTTTTGTGTATCTAGATTACATATAAAAATAATCCACACGCCACAACGGCGGCAGACTAGAATTATTAAGTACAATTATAAATGTTTTTATGACAAATCAAAGGAAGTATTTAGGAAGATCCGAAGACTGGTGCTGATAGGCAGATTTGAACTGCCGACCTCACCCTTACCAAGGGTGCGCTCTACCAACTGAGCTATATCAGCACACCAGAAAACTGGAGCGGGCAGCGGGAATCGAACCCGCATCATCAGCTTGGAAGGCTGAGGTAATAGCCATTATACGATGCCCGCTTTAGGAACCTGTTCTTAACTACCTCTAACCGTCAAGAATAAAGTGGTGGAGGGGGCTGGATTCGAACCAGCGAAGGCAGTGCCGTCAGATTTACAGTCTGATCCCTTTGGCCGCTCGGGAACCCCTCCACGTCAAAAATTCTTGTCTAAAGCGTTGCTGTTTAAAAACTGGTGCCG
The Pseudoalteromonas viridis DNA segment above includes these coding regions:
- the tuf gene encoding elongation factor Tu — protein: MAKEKFERSKPHVNVGTIGHVDHGKTTLTAAITNVLAKVYGGEAKDFASIDNAPEERERGITISTSHVEYDTPTRHYAHVDCPGHADYVKNMITGAAQMDGAILVVAATDGPMPQTREHILLSRQVGVPYIIVFMNKCDMVDDEELLELVEMEVRELLSEYDFPGDDLPLIQGSALKALEGEKEWEDKIVELAEALDSYIPEPERDIDKPFIMPIEDVFSIQGRGTVVTGRVEAGIINVNDEVEIVGIKETTKTTCTGVEMFRKLLDEGRAGENIGALLRGTKRDEVERGQVLAKPGSITPHTKFTSEVYVLSKDEGGRHTPFFKGYRPQFYFRTTDVTGNVELPEGVEMVMPGDNIKMTVELICPIAMDEGLRFAIREGGRTVGAGVVATIVE